The following coding sequences are from one Triticum aestivum cultivar Chinese Spring chromosome 5A, IWGSC CS RefSeq v2.1, whole genome shotgun sequence window:
- the LOC123106447 gene encoding uncharacterized protein translates to MDGKKPKIPADVRRASQWALVNASFHLFSFFAVRPSAAYAVAGYEATCSECVALTDKLSGLWLVMLWCAAAQAAAAGLALMLPCRDNANLALRVTIVGHYMYAVAVRLLLEADPGFLLGWIVGPASIVVFAGADFVCFRDLLQLGDD, encoded by the exons ATGGACGGCAAGAAGCCCAAGATCCCGGCTGACGTCCGGCGGGCCAGCCAGTGGGCGCTCGTCAACGCCTCCTTCCACCTCTTCTCATTCTTCGCCGTGCGCCCGTCCGCCGCCTATGCCGTCGCCGGCTACGAGGCCACGTGCAGCGAG TGCGTGGCGCTGACGGACAAGCTGAGCGGCCTCTGGCTCGTGATGCTGTGGTGCGCCGCAGCCCAGGCGGCCGCCGCGGGGCTGGCGCTGATGCTCCCGTGCCGCGACAACGCCAACCTCGCGCTCAGGGTCACCATCGTCGGGCACTACATGTACGCCGTCGCCGTCCGCCTCCTCCTCGAAGCCGACCCAGGATTCCTCTTGGGCTGGATCGTCGGCCCCGCGAGCATCGTCGTCTTCGCGGGCGCCGACTTCGTCTGCTTCCGTGACCTCCTCCAGCTGGGAGATGACTAG